Genomic DNA from Nitrospirota bacterium:
TTACCTTATATTTCTGATCGGCCCTACCCTCAATGGATAGTAGGTGAATAGATAAAAAACACAATATAGTGATGAGGAGAGTCTTTAGCATGGATGTAGGAGTCATTCTTTTATATTAACGAGGATACATTTATTATCGGATTACTTTTACAACGACTTGATACTATTGATGATTTACCACAGATGAACACGTTAAAATTACACAATAAGTCATTCTTTGTCAAGCAAAATATCTCCAGATCCCTCTTTAATAAAATCACTCAAAGACCTTATCTGGTCATCATCCAGCGGCCCGCCATGTTCTTTAATCCATGCAGGCATCTCTGTTCCAGCGATACCATTGCTCGTTCTTTCATAAATTACATCCTTCTCTAAACCCTTCAACCCAGCAAGTCCCACTGCCGTCCGCCCATGGCAGAATGCACATACGGCATCATAAAGCTCTTTTCCCTTTTTATCATGGGCAGGATTAAAATGACATGCACCGCATTTCTCAGAGAATAAAGATTCGGATACATTAAAAGTTGTGTGCATTGACGGTGTTACTCTCGCAGTAATCGTGAGTTCCTTGACCGGCTCAAGGGCGTCATTAGAAACAACTGTTATAGTTCTCGATACAATACCGGCCCTGCCCTGGGAATCATAGGAGACCTTTATCTCCCCCTTTTCTCCTGGTTTTATTGTACTGGAACTTACAATGGCCGCCGTACAACCACATGAAGTTGTAACCTCTCTAATCCATAAATCTTCTGTTCCCTTATTCTCAAACAGGAATGAGTATTCGACCGTCTTTCCCTGAAGCACATCACCAAAGTCATGATGATCAGCAATAAAACT
This window encodes:
- a CDS encoding DUF1573 domain-containing protein, giving the protein MKKQLIFIIPLLLIAATLSFAVKGPRISFIADHHDFGDVLQGKTVEYSFLFENKGTEDLWIREVTTSCGCTAAIVSSSTIKPGEKGEIKVSYDSQGRAGIVSRTITVVSNDALEPVKELTITARVTPSMHTTFNVSESLFSEKCGACHFNPAHDKKGKELYDAVCAFCHGRTAVGLAGLKGLEKDVIYERTSNGIAGTEMPAWIKEHGGPLDDDQIRSLSDFIKEGSGDILLDKE